One region of Macadamia integrifolia cultivar HAES 741 chromosome 11, SCU_Mint_v3, whole genome shotgun sequence genomic DNA includes:
- the LOC122093032 gene encoding ATPase 2, plasma membrane-type-like, with the protein MGKRIALGHTTANEGVHMSINSCGFFGFHKEGLRIGKISLVSVLLVINSTISFIEENNVGNAAAALMMLRDGKWSEQDTTILVPGDVISIKLGDIIPADAHLLEGDPLKIDQSALTGESLPVTRNPGEEVFSGSTCKQGEIEAVVIATVGMVIEIIVMYLIQRLPYRSGIDNLLVLLIGVIPIAMPTVLSVTMAIGSHRLSQQGAITKRMTAIEKMASMDVLCSDKTGTLTLNKLTVDKTMINGIERNK; encoded by the exons ATGGGGAAAAGAATTGCTCTTGGTCACACAACCGCCAATGAAGGGGTGCACATGAGCATCAACAGCTGtgggttttttgggtttcacaa GGAAGGCCTCCGGATTGGCAAGATTTCgttggtatcagtgttgttGGTCATCAACTCCACCATCAGTTTCATTGAAGAAAACAATGTTGGAAATGCAGCTGCTGCTCTAATG ATGTTGAGAGATGGGAAATGGAGTGAGCAAGATACAACTATCTTGGTCCCTGGAGATGTGATCAGCATCAAGCTTGGAGACATTATCCCAGCTGATGCTCATCTCTTGGAAGGTGATCCTCTTAAGATAGACCAATCTGCTCTCACTGGTGAGTCTCTCCCTGTAACCAGGAATCCAGGTGAAGAGGTCTTCTCTGGATCAACCTGCAAGCAAGGTGAGATTGAGGCTGTTGTTATCGCCACTG TTGGAATGGTGATCGAGATCATCGTGATGTACCTGATTCAACGCCTGCCTTACAGAAGTGGAATTGATAATCTGTTGGTGTTACTCATTGGAGTAATTCCAATTGCCATGCCCACAGTGTTGTCAGTGACGATGGCTATTGGGTCTCACCGATTGTCTCAACAAGGTGCCATTACAAAGAGAATGACTGCAATTGAAAAGATGGCTAGCATGGATGTGCTTTGCAGTGACAAAACTGGAACCCTCACCCTCAATAAGCTCACAGTGGACAAGACCATGATTAATGGAATAGAAAGAAACAAATGA